AATGAAGAAATGCAGCGCCTGATGCAGTTGATCAACGACCTGCTGAACTTCTCGCGCTACCAGAACGGTTTGCAGAAACTTTCACTGGCGCCGTGTTCCATCGAGGAACTGCTGGAGCAGGCCCGGTCGCGGTTTGCCGATTCGGCGCAAGAGAAGGGCATCGACTTGCTGGTCGAAGTGCAGGGACCATTGCCGTGGTTACAGGCCGATCAGCCTCAACTGGACCGGGTGCTCGATAACCTTATCGACAACGCGTTGCGTCATACCGGCGCTGATGGACAGATCCGCTTGCAGGCGCGACGCCACGGCGAGCGGGTGATTATCAGTGTCGAGGACAATGGCGAAGGTATCGCTTATGGCCAGCAGGGGCGGATCTTCGAGCCGTTTGTACAGGTCGGGCGCAAGAAGGGGGGGGCGGGGCTTGGCCTGGCGTTGTGCAAGGAAATCGTGCAGTTGCACGGTGGGCGGATGGGCGTCTATTCGCGGCCGGGGCAGGGCACTCAGTTCTACATGGCGCTAGCGGTTTAACGCGCGTTTACGCTTCGTCATCCAGGCGTCTGCTGGCCAGGCGCCGGCCACGGGTGATCAGCTCAATGAACTGAACGGCGCTCAATGCATGGGCGAACAACCAGCCCTGACCGAATTTCACTCCTTCACTGCTCAGAAACGCCGCTTGCGCTTCATGTTCGATGCCCTCGGCAATCACATTGAGTTGCAGCGCCTGGGCCATGTGAATGATGTGCGGTGCCACGCCACTGCTGGCGGCGTCATGTCCAAGCGCATCGATGAACGCCTTGTCGATTTTCAGGCAATCCACAGGCAGTGTCTGCAGGTAGGCGAGGCTGCAATAGCCAGTGCCAAAGTCATCGATCAGCACCTGATGCCCGACGTCGCGCAAGGACTGAAGGTTTTCCCGGGCCACTACCACGTCGATCAGTCCGCGCTCGGTCACTTCAAAGGCAATCTGTTTGGCTGCGACCCGGTGCAGGAGCAACAGCCGCGCCATGACTTGGCCGATACGCGGCACCATGACGTCGCAGGCCGCCAGGTTGACCGAGATGTACAGCTGCGGATTGGCCCGCAACAAGTGCCCAAGCTGCTCCAGCAGGCGTTGCAGGACGAAGTCGGTCATCTGGCGGATCTGGCCGGTGTTTTCCGCCATCGGAATAAAAAGCTCCGGGCTGGTCAGGGTGCCGTCCGGCCGGCGCCAGCGCAGCAAGGCTTCAGCCCCGACACAATTGCGGCTGTCGAGGTCGAAGATGGGTTGGTACAACACCTGCAACTCGCCTCGCCGTATGGCGCCGGACAATTCGGCATCCAACGACTGTCGCTGGCGCACCAGCAGAAACACCAGGAAGCCCACTACTACGCCCAGCGCCAGGCTGGCCGGCACCAGCCACCACCAGGCGGCGGGCACATTCACGCCGGTGCGCGGGGTGATCAGCACCAATTGGTATTCAGGGCTTTTGGTTGGCATGAGGTAAATCAAGCGAGTCGGGGTGACTTGCAAGACATCGCTGCCTTTCGGTGGCCAAGGCACGGTCGGCGGCCAGGCTTGCGGGGAGCCCAGCACCGGAATCGCCCGAGTGCCGTGGTCGAGTATCACCAAAAGGCTGCTGCCCGGCGACAAGTCGACCATGTCGGTCAAATGTCCGCGAGAGGTCGCGACACGGAAATTGCCACGCCCGAGCATGAGCGCGGCCCGGTTCTCGTCAGGTTCGGTAGTGGTGTTCAACCAGTAACTGTAAGTGGGGTCTTTGATGTCGGGTGGCCGTGTCAAAGATAATCCTGCCTGGCGCGGACGGTTAGAGCAGATCTTCGAGGCATCCATATACGCAGCCTCGTACACGAACCGGTAATTGAAAGTGACCTGCTGCAAAGTGGCGATCATTTCTTTGTCGCAGGTTCGCAGCGGTTGGGCCTCCAGATCATCGAGGCTTTCGCGCAGTTGTCCGAACAACTGCTCCAGGCGCGCAAGAAATCGCTCACCTTGCGCGTTCATTTCCGCACTTTCGTTCTGCTCGATCTGACGAACGGCCACGAACAGGCTGAGCGCCAGGAGCAATACGCTGCTCAGGACAGCCGCCAGCATCGCCAAAAACCAGGGGCGATAGAACCAGCTACGTAGCGTCTCTCGAGCAGCGGCCATATTGGAATATCCGAAGAATTACCAATGAGTTATAGCTGCTGATTGGGAAAAAGCGCGGACCGTCGGGCGGGCGTCATTATTTTGTCTGATTCAATACCAGAAGAAGTGCTGCCGTTTGCGCATCCGGCATGCCGTCGAAGCGGGACGGCCGGAAATGCATCTGGAAGGCTGCAATCACGTGACGTGTTGCAACATCCAGCTCACCGGTTTGCGGCGTGGCATAGCCCAGGCGAGCCAGCTGTCCCTG
This DNA window, taken from Pseudomonas fluorescens NCIMB 11764, encodes the following:
- a CDS encoding EAL domain-containing protein translates to MAAARETLRSWFYRPWFLAMLAAVLSSVLLLALSLFVAVRQIEQNESAEMNAQGERFLARLEQLFGQLRESLDDLEAQPLRTCDKEMIATLQQVTFNYRFVYEAAYMDASKICSNRPRQAGLSLTRPPDIKDPTYSYWLNTTTEPDENRAALMLGRGNFRVATSRGHLTDMVDLSPGSSLLVILDHGTRAIPVLGSPQAWPPTVPWPPKGSDVLQVTPTRLIYLMPTKSPEYQLVLITPRTGVNVPAAWWWLVPASLALGVVVGFLVFLLVRQRQSLDAELSGAIRRGELQVLYQPIFDLDSRNCVGAEALLRWRRPDGTLTSPELFIPMAENTGQIRQMTDFVLQRLLEQLGHLLRANPQLYISVNLAACDVMVPRIGQVMARLLLLHRVAAKQIAFEVTERGLIDVVVARENLQSLRDVGHQVLIDDFGTGYCSLAYLQTLPVDCLKIDKAFIDALGHDAASSGVAPHIIHMAQALQLNVIAEGIEHEAQAAFLSSEGVKFGQGWLFAHALSAVQFIELITRGRRLASRRLDDEA